From the genome of Pseudomonas putida:
TACGTGTGGGAGCGGCCTTGCGTCGCGAAAGGGCTGCGCAGCAGCCCCTGGTTGTTTAGCCCAATCGAATTACTTCTGCTTCACGCCTTCGACACTGATGTCCAGGTCGAGGGTCTGCGAAGCCGGGCCTGGGCCCTTGATGCCGAAGTCGTTGAGGTTCAGGGTGGTGGTGGCGTTGAAGCCGGCGCGCTCGCCGCCCCATGGGTCCTTGCCCTCACCGTTGAAGGTGGCCTTGAAGGTGACCGGCTTGGTCACGCCGTGCAGGGTCAGGTCGCCCGTCACGTCAGCGGTCTTGTCACCGGTGGATTTGACCGCGGTCGAGACGAACTTGGCTTCAGGGTACTTCTTCACGTCGAGGAAGTCGGCGCTGGCGATGTGCTTGTCACGCTCGGCGTGGTTCGACCACAGGCTGGCGGTTTTCAGGTCGACGCTGATCTTGCTGGCCTCTGGCTTGGCACTGTCCCAGCTGAAATTGCCGTCGAAGTCCTTGAACGTGCCGTGGATGAAGCTGTAGCCCAGGTGGCTGATCTTCCAGTCGACGAACGCGTGCTGGCCTTCCTTGTCGATCTTGTACTCGGCGGCCATGGCCTGGCCGGCAGAGAACA
Proteins encoded in this window:
- a CDS encoding YceI family protein — translated: MLKKTFAALALGTALFSAGQAMAAEYKIDKEGQHAFVDWKISHLGYSFIHGTFKDFDGNFSWDSAKPEASKISVDLKTASLWSNHAERDKHIASADFLDVKKYPEAKFVSTAVKSTGDKTADVTGDLTLHGVTKPVTFKATFNGEGKDPWGGERAGFNATTTLNLNDFGIKGPGPASQTLDLDISVEGVKQK